From Pan paniscus chromosome 9, NHGRI_mPanPan1-v2.0_pri, whole genome shotgun sequence, the proteins below share one genomic window:
- the PPP2R1B gene encoding serine/threonine-protein phosphatase 2A 65 kDa regulatory subunit A beta isoform isoform X1, giving the protein MAGASELGTGPGAAGGDGDDSLYPIAVLIDELRNEDVQLRLNSIKKLSTIALALGVERTRSELLPFLTDTIYDEDEVLLALAEQLGNFTGLVGGPDFAHCLLPPLENLATVEETVVRDKAVESLRQISQEHTPVALEAYFVPLVKRLASGDWFTSRTSACGLFSVCYPRASNAVKAEIRQQFRSLCSDDTPMVRRAAASKLGEFAKVLELDSVKSEIVPLFTSLASDEQDSVRLLAVEACVSIAQLLSQDDLETLVMPTLRQAAEDKSWRVRYMVADRFSELQKAMGPKITLNDLIPAFQNLLKDCEAEVRAAAAHKVKELGENLPIEDRETIIMNQILPYIKELVSDTNQHVKSALASVIMGLSTILGKENTIEHLLPLFLAQLKDECPEVRLNIISNLDCVNEVIGIRQLSQSLLPAIVELAEDAKWRVRLAIIEYMPLLAGQLGVEFFDEKLNSLCMAWLVDHVYAIREAATNNLMKLVQKFGTEWAQNTIVPKVLVMANDPNYLHRMTTLFCINALSEACGQEITTKQMLPIVLKMAGDQVANVRFNVAKSLQKIGPILDTNALQGEVKPVLQKLGQDEDMDVKYFAQEAISVVAQRLRKLDFPVKDSGEPSVPRADKNHFPRPTVPGEDMGKGPVYQLRGDTRDTLAQLEIAELVHFSQSTD; this is encoded by the exons ATGGCGGGCGCATCAGAGCTCGGGACCGGCCCAGGAGCAGCGGGTGGAGATGGAGATGATTCGCTATACCCGATCGCGGTTTTAATCGACGAGCTCCGCAATGAAGACGTGCAG CTCCGACTCAACAGTATTAAGAAGTTATCAACAATTGCCCTAGCACTTGGAGTAGAAAGGACCCGAAGTGAATTGTTGCCATTTCTTACAG ATACAATTTATGATGAAGATGAGGTACTATTAGCTCTTGCTGAGCAGCTGGGAAATTTCACTGGCCTAGTGGGAGGTCCTGACTTTGCCCACTGTCTGCTG cctcCTTTGGAAAATCTGGCAACTGTGGAAGAGACTGTTGTTCGTGACAAGGCTGTGGAGTCCCTGAGACAGATCTCCCAGGAGCATACTCCTGTTGCTCTGGAAGCTTATTTTGTACCTCTGGTGAAACGCCTAGCAAGTGGGGATTGGTTCACCTCTCGCACATCTGCATGTGGTTTGTTCAGCGTTTGCTATCCCAGGGCATCAAATGCTGTTAAAGCAGAAATCAGACA GCAATTCCGTTCCTTGTGCTCAGATGACACACCAATGGTACGACGTGCTGCTGCTTCCAAATTGGGTGAATTTGCAAAAGTTTTGGAATTAGACAGTGTGAAAAGTGAAATTGTTCCACTGTTCACTAGTCTAGCTTCAGATGAACAG GATTCAGTGCGCCTCCTTGCTGTGGAAGCTTGTGTCAGTATTGCCCAGTTATTGTCTCAGGATGACCTTGAGACTTTGGTGATGCCTACACTTCGACAAGCAGCAGAAGATAAATCTTGGCGCGTTCGCTATATGGTGGCTGACAGATTTTCAGAG CTCCAGAAAGCCATGGGTCCTAAAATCACCCTAAATGACCTCATCCCCGCCTTTCAGAACCTACTTAAAGACTGTGAAGCTGAAGTCCGGGCAGCTGCTGCCCACAAAGTAAAAG AACTTGGTGAGAACTTGCCCATTGAAGATAGAGAGACCATAATTATGAATCAAATTCTGCCTTATATAAAG gaattaGTATCCGATACCAATCAACATGTCAAATCGGCTCTAGCTTCTGTAATTATGGGATTGTCTACTATTTTGGGCAAAGAAAATACCATTGAACATCTTCTACCTCTTTTCTTAGCTCAGTTAAAGGATGAG TGTCCTGAAGTTCGTTTGAATATCATCTCCAATTTGGATTGTGTAAATGAAGTGATTGGAATCCGTCAGCTCTCTCAGTCTCTCCTTCCTGCCATAGTGGAGCTGGCAGAAGATGCCAAATGGAGGGTCCGCCTGGCCATCATTGAGTATATGCCGCTGCTGGCAGGCCAGCTG GGTGTGGAATTCTTTGATGAAAAGCTGAATTCTTTATGTATGGCTTGGCTCGTGGACCATG TATACGCCATCCGAGAAGCTGCCACCAACAACCTCATGAAACTAGTTCAGAAGTTTGGTACAGAGTGGGCCCAAAATACTATTGTTCCCAAAGTGTTAGTAATGGCAAATGATCCTAATTACTTGCATAGAATGACCACTTTATTCTGCATTAAT gcaCTGTCTGAGGCCTGTGGTCAGGAAATAACTACTAAGCAAATGCTGCCCATCGTATTAAAAATGGCAGGAGACCAAGTAGCAAATGTTCGCTTCAATGTGGccaaatctctacaaaaaattggaCCAATTCTAGATACCAA TGCTTTACAGGGAGAAGTGAAGCCAGTACTACAGAAGTTAGGTCAAGATGAAGACATGGATGTCAAATACTTTGCACAGGAAGCTATAAGTG TGGTGGCACAAAGGCTGAGGAAGCTAGATTTTCCTGTGAAGGACAGTGGAGAACCCAGTGTCCCTCGGGCTGACAAGAACCACTTCCCAAGACCCACAGTGCCTGGAGAGGACATGGGGAAG
- the PPP2R1B gene encoding serine/threonine-protein phosphatase 2A 65 kDa regulatory subunit A beta isoform isoform X3, translating to MAGASELGTGPGAAGGDGDDSLYPIAVLIDELRNEDVQLRLNSIKKLSTIALALGVERTRSELLPFLTDTIYDEDEVLLALAEQLGNFTGLVGGPDFAHCLLPPLENLATVEETVVRDKAVESLRQISQEHTPVALEAYFVPLVKRLASGDWFTSRTSACGLFSVCYPRASNAVKAEIRQQFRSLCSDDTPMVRRAAASKLGEFAKVLELDSVKSEIVPLFTSLASDEQDSVRLLAVEACVSIAQLLSQDDLETLVMPTLRQAAEDKSWRVRYMVADRFSELQKAMGPKITLNDLIPAFQNLLKDCEAEVRAAAAHKVKELGENLPIEDRETIIMNQILPYIKCPEVRLNIISNLDCVNEVIGIRQLSQSLLPAIVELAEDAKWRVRLAIIEYMPLLAGQLGVEFFDEKLNSLCMAWLVDHVYAIREAATNNLMKLVQKFGTEWAQNTIVPKVLVMANDPNYLHRMTTLFCINALSEACGQEITTKQMLPIVLKMAGDQVANVRFNVAKSLQKIGPILDTNALQGEVKPVLQKLGQDEDMDVKYFAQEAISVVAQRLRKLDFPVKDSGEPSVPRADKNHFPRPTVPGEDMGKGPVYQLRGDTRDTLAQLEIAELVHFSQSTD from the exons ATGGCGGGCGCATCAGAGCTCGGGACCGGCCCAGGAGCAGCGGGTGGAGATGGAGATGATTCGCTATACCCGATCGCGGTTTTAATCGACGAGCTCCGCAATGAAGACGTGCAG CTCCGACTCAACAGTATTAAGAAGTTATCAACAATTGCCCTAGCACTTGGAGTAGAAAGGACCCGAAGTGAATTGTTGCCATTTCTTACAG ATACAATTTATGATGAAGATGAGGTACTATTAGCTCTTGCTGAGCAGCTGGGAAATTTCACTGGCCTAGTGGGAGGTCCTGACTTTGCCCACTGTCTGCTG cctcCTTTGGAAAATCTGGCAACTGTGGAAGAGACTGTTGTTCGTGACAAGGCTGTGGAGTCCCTGAGACAGATCTCCCAGGAGCATACTCCTGTTGCTCTGGAAGCTTATTTTGTACCTCTGGTGAAACGCCTAGCAAGTGGGGATTGGTTCACCTCTCGCACATCTGCATGTGGTTTGTTCAGCGTTTGCTATCCCAGGGCATCAAATGCTGTTAAAGCAGAAATCAGACA GCAATTCCGTTCCTTGTGCTCAGATGACACACCAATGGTACGACGTGCTGCTGCTTCCAAATTGGGTGAATTTGCAAAAGTTTTGGAATTAGACAGTGTGAAAAGTGAAATTGTTCCACTGTTCACTAGTCTAGCTTCAGATGAACAG GATTCAGTGCGCCTCCTTGCTGTGGAAGCTTGTGTCAGTATTGCCCAGTTATTGTCTCAGGATGACCTTGAGACTTTGGTGATGCCTACACTTCGACAAGCAGCAGAAGATAAATCTTGGCGCGTTCGCTATATGGTGGCTGACAGATTTTCAGAG CTCCAGAAAGCCATGGGTCCTAAAATCACCCTAAATGACCTCATCCCCGCCTTTCAGAACCTACTTAAAGACTGTGAAGCTGAAGTCCGGGCAGCTGCTGCCCACAAAGTAAAAG AACTTGGTGAGAACTTGCCCATTGAAGATAGAGAGACCATAATTATGAATCAAATTCTGCCTTATATAAAG TGTCCTGAAGTTCGTTTGAATATCATCTCCAATTTGGATTGTGTAAATGAAGTGATTGGAATCCGTCAGCTCTCTCAGTCTCTCCTTCCTGCCATAGTGGAGCTGGCAGAAGATGCCAAATGGAGGGTCCGCCTGGCCATCATTGAGTATATGCCGCTGCTGGCAGGCCAGCTG GGTGTGGAATTCTTTGATGAAAAGCTGAATTCTTTATGTATGGCTTGGCTCGTGGACCATG TATACGCCATCCGAGAAGCTGCCACCAACAACCTCATGAAACTAGTTCAGAAGTTTGGTACAGAGTGGGCCCAAAATACTATTGTTCCCAAAGTGTTAGTAATGGCAAATGATCCTAATTACTTGCATAGAATGACCACTTTATTCTGCATTAAT gcaCTGTCTGAGGCCTGTGGTCAGGAAATAACTACTAAGCAAATGCTGCCCATCGTATTAAAAATGGCAGGAGACCAAGTAGCAAATGTTCGCTTCAATGTGGccaaatctctacaaaaaattggaCCAATTCTAGATACCAA TGCTTTACAGGGAGAAGTGAAGCCAGTACTACAGAAGTTAGGTCAAGATGAAGACATGGATGTCAAATACTTTGCACAGGAAGCTATAAGTG TGGTGGCACAAAGGCTGAGGAAGCTAGATTTTCCTGTGAAGGACAGTGGAGAACCCAGTGTCCCTCGGGCTGACAAGAACCACTTCCCAAGACCCACAGTGCCTGGAGAGGACATGGGGAAG
- the PPP2R1B gene encoding serine/threonine-protein phosphatase 2A 65 kDa regulatory subunit A beta isoform isoform X2: MAGASELGTGPGAAGGDGDDSLYPIAVLIDELRNEDVQLRLNSIKKLSTIALALGVERTRSELLPFLTDTIYDEDEVLLALAEQLGNFTGLVGGPDFAHCLLPPLENLATVEETVVRDKAVESLRQISQEHTPVALEAYFVPLVKRLASGDWFTSRTSACGLFSVCYPRASNAVKAEIRQQFRSLCSDDTPMVRRAAASKLGEFAKVLELDSVKSEIVPLFTSLASDEQDSVRLLAVEACVSIAQLLSQDDLETLVMPTLRQAAEDKSWRVRYMVADRFSELQKAMGPKITLNDLIPAFQNLLKDCEAEVRAAAAHKVKELGENLPIEDRETIIMNQILPYIKELVSDTNQHVKSALASVIMGLSTILGKENTIEHLLPLFLAQLKDECPEVRLNIISNLDCVNEVIGIRQLSQSLLPAIVELAEDAKWRVRLAIIEYMPLLAGQLGVEFFDEKLNSLCMAWLVDHVYAIREAATNNLMKLVQKFGTEWAQNTIVPKVLVMANDPNYLHRMTTLFCINALSEACGQEITTKQMLPIVLKMAGDQVANVRFNVAKSLQKIGPILDTNALQGEVKPVLQKLGQDEDMDVKYFAQEAISVVAQRLRKLDFPVKDSGEPSVPRADKNHFPRPTVPGEDMGKAQRDRVARVASQEAVRGSPV, encoded by the exons ATGGCGGGCGCATCAGAGCTCGGGACCGGCCCAGGAGCAGCGGGTGGAGATGGAGATGATTCGCTATACCCGATCGCGGTTTTAATCGACGAGCTCCGCAATGAAGACGTGCAG CTCCGACTCAACAGTATTAAGAAGTTATCAACAATTGCCCTAGCACTTGGAGTAGAAAGGACCCGAAGTGAATTGTTGCCATTTCTTACAG ATACAATTTATGATGAAGATGAGGTACTATTAGCTCTTGCTGAGCAGCTGGGAAATTTCACTGGCCTAGTGGGAGGTCCTGACTTTGCCCACTGTCTGCTG cctcCTTTGGAAAATCTGGCAACTGTGGAAGAGACTGTTGTTCGTGACAAGGCTGTGGAGTCCCTGAGACAGATCTCCCAGGAGCATACTCCTGTTGCTCTGGAAGCTTATTTTGTACCTCTGGTGAAACGCCTAGCAAGTGGGGATTGGTTCACCTCTCGCACATCTGCATGTGGTTTGTTCAGCGTTTGCTATCCCAGGGCATCAAATGCTGTTAAAGCAGAAATCAGACA GCAATTCCGTTCCTTGTGCTCAGATGACACACCAATGGTACGACGTGCTGCTGCTTCCAAATTGGGTGAATTTGCAAAAGTTTTGGAATTAGACAGTGTGAAAAGTGAAATTGTTCCACTGTTCACTAGTCTAGCTTCAGATGAACAG GATTCAGTGCGCCTCCTTGCTGTGGAAGCTTGTGTCAGTATTGCCCAGTTATTGTCTCAGGATGACCTTGAGACTTTGGTGATGCCTACACTTCGACAAGCAGCAGAAGATAAATCTTGGCGCGTTCGCTATATGGTGGCTGACAGATTTTCAGAG CTCCAGAAAGCCATGGGTCCTAAAATCACCCTAAATGACCTCATCCCCGCCTTTCAGAACCTACTTAAAGACTGTGAAGCTGAAGTCCGGGCAGCTGCTGCCCACAAAGTAAAAG AACTTGGTGAGAACTTGCCCATTGAAGATAGAGAGACCATAATTATGAATCAAATTCTGCCTTATATAAAG gaattaGTATCCGATACCAATCAACATGTCAAATCGGCTCTAGCTTCTGTAATTATGGGATTGTCTACTATTTTGGGCAAAGAAAATACCATTGAACATCTTCTACCTCTTTTCTTAGCTCAGTTAAAGGATGAG TGTCCTGAAGTTCGTTTGAATATCATCTCCAATTTGGATTGTGTAAATGAAGTGATTGGAATCCGTCAGCTCTCTCAGTCTCTCCTTCCTGCCATAGTGGAGCTGGCAGAAGATGCCAAATGGAGGGTCCGCCTGGCCATCATTGAGTATATGCCGCTGCTGGCAGGCCAGCTG GGTGTGGAATTCTTTGATGAAAAGCTGAATTCTTTATGTATGGCTTGGCTCGTGGACCATG TATACGCCATCCGAGAAGCTGCCACCAACAACCTCATGAAACTAGTTCAGAAGTTTGGTACAGAGTGGGCCCAAAATACTATTGTTCCCAAAGTGTTAGTAATGGCAAATGATCCTAATTACTTGCATAGAATGACCACTTTATTCTGCATTAAT gcaCTGTCTGAGGCCTGTGGTCAGGAAATAACTACTAAGCAAATGCTGCCCATCGTATTAAAAATGGCAGGAGACCAAGTAGCAAATGTTCGCTTCAATGTGGccaaatctctacaaaaaattggaCCAATTCTAGATACCAA TGCTTTACAGGGAGAAGTGAAGCCAGTACTACAGAAGTTAGGTCAAGATGAAGACATGGATGTCAAATACTTTGCACAGGAAGCTATAAGTG TGGTGGCACAAAGGCTGAGGAAGCTAGATTTTCCTGTGAAGGACAGTGGAGAACCCAGTGTCCCTCGGGCTGACAAGAACCACTTCCCAAGACCCACAGTGCCTGGAGAGGACATGGGGAAG
- the PPP2R1B gene encoding serine/threonine-protein phosphatase 2A 65 kDa regulatory subunit A beta isoform isoform X4 yields the protein MAGASELGTGPGAAGGDGDDSLYPIAVLIDELRNEDVQLRLNSIKKLSTIALALGVERTRSELLPFLTDTIYDEDEVLLALAEQLGNFTGLVGGPDFAHCLLPPLENLATVEETVVRDKAVESLRQISQEHTPVALEAYFVPLVKRLASGDWFTSRTSACGLFSVCYPRASNAVKAEIRQQFRSLCSDDTPMVRRAAASKLGEFAKVLELDSVKSEIVPLFTSLASDEQDSVRLLAVEACVSIAQLLSQDDLETLVMPTLRQAAEDKSWRVRYMVADRFSELQKAMGPKITLNDLIPAFQNLLKDCEAEVRAAAAHKVKELGENLPIEDRETIIMNQILPYIKCPEVRLNIISNLDCVNEVIGIRQLSQSLLPAIVELAEDAKWRVRLAIIEYMPLLAGQLGVEFFDEKLNSLCMAWLVDHVYAIREAATNNLMKLVQKFGTEWAQNTIVPKVLVMANDPNYLHRMTTLFCINALSEACGQEITTKQMLPIVLKMAGDQVANVRFNVAKSLQKIGPILDTNALQGEVKPVLQKLGQDEDMDVKYFAQEAISVVAQRLRKLDFPVKDSGEPSVPRADKNHFPRPTVPGEDMGKAQRDRVARVASQEAVRGSPV from the exons ATGGCGGGCGCATCAGAGCTCGGGACCGGCCCAGGAGCAGCGGGTGGAGATGGAGATGATTCGCTATACCCGATCGCGGTTTTAATCGACGAGCTCCGCAATGAAGACGTGCAG CTCCGACTCAACAGTATTAAGAAGTTATCAACAATTGCCCTAGCACTTGGAGTAGAAAGGACCCGAAGTGAATTGTTGCCATTTCTTACAG ATACAATTTATGATGAAGATGAGGTACTATTAGCTCTTGCTGAGCAGCTGGGAAATTTCACTGGCCTAGTGGGAGGTCCTGACTTTGCCCACTGTCTGCTG cctcCTTTGGAAAATCTGGCAACTGTGGAAGAGACTGTTGTTCGTGACAAGGCTGTGGAGTCCCTGAGACAGATCTCCCAGGAGCATACTCCTGTTGCTCTGGAAGCTTATTTTGTACCTCTGGTGAAACGCCTAGCAAGTGGGGATTGGTTCACCTCTCGCACATCTGCATGTGGTTTGTTCAGCGTTTGCTATCCCAGGGCATCAAATGCTGTTAAAGCAGAAATCAGACA GCAATTCCGTTCCTTGTGCTCAGATGACACACCAATGGTACGACGTGCTGCTGCTTCCAAATTGGGTGAATTTGCAAAAGTTTTGGAATTAGACAGTGTGAAAAGTGAAATTGTTCCACTGTTCACTAGTCTAGCTTCAGATGAACAG GATTCAGTGCGCCTCCTTGCTGTGGAAGCTTGTGTCAGTATTGCCCAGTTATTGTCTCAGGATGACCTTGAGACTTTGGTGATGCCTACACTTCGACAAGCAGCAGAAGATAAATCTTGGCGCGTTCGCTATATGGTGGCTGACAGATTTTCAGAG CTCCAGAAAGCCATGGGTCCTAAAATCACCCTAAATGACCTCATCCCCGCCTTTCAGAACCTACTTAAAGACTGTGAAGCTGAAGTCCGGGCAGCTGCTGCCCACAAAGTAAAAG AACTTGGTGAGAACTTGCCCATTGAAGATAGAGAGACCATAATTATGAATCAAATTCTGCCTTATATAAAG TGTCCTGAAGTTCGTTTGAATATCATCTCCAATTTGGATTGTGTAAATGAAGTGATTGGAATCCGTCAGCTCTCTCAGTCTCTCCTTCCTGCCATAGTGGAGCTGGCAGAAGATGCCAAATGGAGGGTCCGCCTGGCCATCATTGAGTATATGCCGCTGCTGGCAGGCCAGCTG GGTGTGGAATTCTTTGATGAAAAGCTGAATTCTTTATGTATGGCTTGGCTCGTGGACCATG TATACGCCATCCGAGAAGCTGCCACCAACAACCTCATGAAACTAGTTCAGAAGTTTGGTACAGAGTGGGCCCAAAATACTATTGTTCCCAAAGTGTTAGTAATGGCAAATGATCCTAATTACTTGCATAGAATGACCACTTTATTCTGCATTAAT gcaCTGTCTGAGGCCTGTGGTCAGGAAATAACTACTAAGCAAATGCTGCCCATCGTATTAAAAATGGCAGGAGACCAAGTAGCAAATGTTCGCTTCAATGTGGccaaatctctacaaaaaattggaCCAATTCTAGATACCAA TGCTTTACAGGGAGAAGTGAAGCCAGTACTACAGAAGTTAGGTCAAGATGAAGACATGGATGTCAAATACTTTGCACAGGAAGCTATAAGTG TGGTGGCACAAAGGCTGAGGAAGCTAGATTTTCCTGTGAAGGACAGTGGAGAACCCAGTGTCCCTCGGGCTGACAAGAACCACTTCCCAAGACCCACAGTGCCTGGAGAGGACATGGGGAAG
- the PPP2R1B gene encoding serine/threonine-protein phosphatase 2A 65 kDa regulatory subunit A beta isoform isoform X8, translating into MAGASELGTGPGAAGGDGDDSLYPIAVLIDELRNEDVQLRLNSIKKLSTIALALGVERTRSELLPFLTDTIYDEDEVLLALAEQLGNFTGLVGGPDFAHCLLPPLENLATVEETVVRDKAVESLRQISQEHTPVALEAYFVPLVKRLASGDWFTSRTSACGLFSVCYPRASNAVKAEIRQQFRSLCSDDTPMVRRAAASKLGEFAKVLELDSVKSEIVPLFTSLASDEQDSVRLLAVEACVSIAQLLSQDDLETLVMPTLRQAAEDKSWRVRYMVADRFSELQKAMGPKITLNDLIPAFQNLLKDCEAEVRAAAAHKVKELGENLPIEDRETIIMNQILPYIKELVSDTNQHVKSALASVIMGLSTILGKENTIEHLLPLFLAQLKDECPEVRLNIISNLDCVNEVIGIRQLSQSLLPAIVELAEDAKWRVRLAIIEYMPLLAGQLGVEFFDEKLNSLCMAWLVDHVYAIREAATNNLMKLVQKFGTEWAQNTIVPKVLVMANDPNYLHRMTTLFCINALSEACGQEITTKQMLPIVLKMAGDQVANVRFNVAKSLQKIGPILDTNALQGEVKPVLQKLGQDEDMDVKYFAQEAISVVAQRLRKLDFPVKDSGEPSVPRADKNHFPRPTVPGEDMGKFSPFMFRHKETEWLGWLPRRQLEAAQFRSSSVAGQPRHRCQPLFTGTETVK; encoded by the exons ATGGCGGGCGCATCAGAGCTCGGGACCGGCCCAGGAGCAGCGGGTGGAGATGGAGATGATTCGCTATACCCGATCGCGGTTTTAATCGACGAGCTCCGCAATGAAGACGTGCAG CTCCGACTCAACAGTATTAAGAAGTTATCAACAATTGCCCTAGCACTTGGAGTAGAAAGGACCCGAAGTGAATTGTTGCCATTTCTTACAG ATACAATTTATGATGAAGATGAGGTACTATTAGCTCTTGCTGAGCAGCTGGGAAATTTCACTGGCCTAGTGGGAGGTCCTGACTTTGCCCACTGTCTGCTG cctcCTTTGGAAAATCTGGCAACTGTGGAAGAGACTGTTGTTCGTGACAAGGCTGTGGAGTCCCTGAGACAGATCTCCCAGGAGCATACTCCTGTTGCTCTGGAAGCTTATTTTGTACCTCTGGTGAAACGCCTAGCAAGTGGGGATTGGTTCACCTCTCGCACATCTGCATGTGGTTTGTTCAGCGTTTGCTATCCCAGGGCATCAAATGCTGTTAAAGCAGAAATCAGACA GCAATTCCGTTCCTTGTGCTCAGATGACACACCAATGGTACGACGTGCTGCTGCTTCCAAATTGGGTGAATTTGCAAAAGTTTTGGAATTAGACAGTGTGAAAAGTGAAATTGTTCCACTGTTCACTAGTCTAGCTTCAGATGAACAG GATTCAGTGCGCCTCCTTGCTGTGGAAGCTTGTGTCAGTATTGCCCAGTTATTGTCTCAGGATGACCTTGAGACTTTGGTGATGCCTACACTTCGACAAGCAGCAGAAGATAAATCTTGGCGCGTTCGCTATATGGTGGCTGACAGATTTTCAGAG CTCCAGAAAGCCATGGGTCCTAAAATCACCCTAAATGACCTCATCCCCGCCTTTCAGAACCTACTTAAAGACTGTGAAGCTGAAGTCCGGGCAGCTGCTGCCCACAAAGTAAAAG AACTTGGTGAGAACTTGCCCATTGAAGATAGAGAGACCATAATTATGAATCAAATTCTGCCTTATATAAAG gaattaGTATCCGATACCAATCAACATGTCAAATCGGCTCTAGCTTCTGTAATTATGGGATTGTCTACTATTTTGGGCAAAGAAAATACCATTGAACATCTTCTACCTCTTTTCTTAGCTCAGTTAAAGGATGAG TGTCCTGAAGTTCGTTTGAATATCATCTCCAATTTGGATTGTGTAAATGAAGTGATTGGAATCCGTCAGCTCTCTCAGTCTCTCCTTCCTGCCATAGTGGAGCTGGCAGAAGATGCCAAATGGAGGGTCCGCCTGGCCATCATTGAGTATATGCCGCTGCTGGCAGGCCAGCTG GGTGTGGAATTCTTTGATGAAAAGCTGAATTCTTTATGTATGGCTTGGCTCGTGGACCATG TATACGCCATCCGAGAAGCTGCCACCAACAACCTCATGAAACTAGTTCAGAAGTTTGGTACAGAGTGGGCCCAAAATACTATTGTTCCCAAAGTGTTAGTAATGGCAAATGATCCTAATTACTTGCATAGAATGACCACTTTATTCTGCATTAAT gcaCTGTCTGAGGCCTGTGGTCAGGAAATAACTACTAAGCAAATGCTGCCCATCGTATTAAAAATGGCAGGAGACCAAGTAGCAAATGTTCGCTTCAATGTGGccaaatctctacaaaaaattggaCCAATTCTAGATACCAA TGCTTTACAGGGAGAAGTGAAGCCAGTACTACAGAAGTTAGGTCAAGATGAAGACATGGATGTCAAATACTTTGCACAGGAAGCTATAAGTG TGGTGGCACAAAGGCTGAGGAAGCTAGATTTTCCTGTGAAGGACAGTGGAGAACCCAGTGTCCCTCGGGCTGACAAGAACCACTTCCCAAGACCCACAGTGCCTGGAGAGGACATGGGGA